Proteins encoded by one window of Natranaeroarchaeum aerophilus:
- a CDS encoding potassium channel family protein — protein sequence MYLIIVGAGKIGSNLIEMATGDGNDVVVVEQDEEVANEISSTYDCLVLNADATDNTILEDAGIDRADAIISTTNIDAVNTMVMLLAREYDVPSLISVVHDPAHIPIFEKIGVNIVENPQQLIADHLYHSVRYPGIKDFMTLSENSEFIEIEPADGSVITQHPLSEARAEGLLPEDVLVAAIKRGEDVLTPKGDTVLSSGDLVTVLVNDTSVDEVLSTFGHGSNGS from the coding sequence ATGTACCTGATAATCGTGGGAGCGGGAAAAATCGGGTCGAACCTCATCGAAATGGCGACGGGTGACGGTAACGACGTTGTCGTTGTCGAACAGGACGAGGAAGTCGCAAACGAGATCTCCAGTACGTACGATTGTCTCGTGCTCAACGCTGACGCGACCGACAATACCATCCTGGAAGACGCAGGTATTGACCGTGCAGATGCGATCATCAGCACCACGAACATCGATGCGGTAAACACGATGGTGATGCTGCTCGCCCGTGAGTACGATGTTCCATCACTCATCAGTGTGGTCCACGATCCTGCCCACATCCCGATCTTCGAAAAGATCGGCGTCAACATCGTCGAAAACCCACAGCAACTGATCGCGGATCATCTGTATCACTCGGTTCGCTACCCCGGTATCAAGGACTTCATGACACTGAGTGAAAATTCCGAATTTATCGAAATCGAACCAGCGGACGGATCTGTAATCACTCAACACCCTCTCTCGGAAGCCAGGGCAGAGGGCCTTCTCCCAGAGGATGTCCTCGTTGCTGCAATTAAACGTGGCGAGGATGTGTTGACTCCAAAAGGGGACACTGTCCTCTCGTCAGGCGATCTCGTGACGGTACTGGTCAACGATA
- a CDS encoding universal stress protein, whose product MTDPLLRRVIVPIANKEDTKATCAALRPHLDDSVDLVNVLYVIEQTEGYMDPASPEALKQEAGNWFESAETTLDTGDAFETELRAGSDIVAEIVASATEHDATAIVFKPRQSSGLLSQLFSRDLKDKLLSESPCPVVSLPDTDGDNLTEVSK is encoded by the coding sequence ATGACCGATCCGTTGTTACGTCGGGTGATCGTTCCAATCGCAAACAAAGAGGATACGAAAGCAACGTGTGCTGCCTTGCGTCCACATCTTGATGACTCGGTGGACCTGGTGAATGTCCTCTACGTAATTGAGCAGACAGAGGGATATATGGATCCGGCATCACCAGAGGCACTGAAGCAAGAGGCTGGTAACTGGTTCGAGAGTGCTGAAACGACACTGGATACAGGAGACGCGTTCGAGACGGAACTTCGTGCTGGTTCCGATATAGTCGCTGAAATCGTCGCTAGTGCAACCGAACACGATGCCACCGCAATCGTCTTCAAACCTCGGCAGTCGTCTGGGTTGCTTTCCCAACTATTCTCACGTGATTTGAAGGACAAATTGCTTTCAGAGAGTCCATGTCCGGTGGTTTCGCTTCCTGATACTGACGGAGACAATCTAACAGAGGTGTCGAAGTAA
- a CDS encoding amino acid permease codes for MSEQELARDLGFLEAYTLGLGTMIGAGIFVLPGIVAEAAGPASMVSFTIGGVVALLAALSLSELATGMPKAGGSYYYINHALGSFFGTIVGWGMWAGLMFATAFYMLGFGQYLLDQPSTAIGVVAAALVMAALLTLLNYRGVKETGSFQNIIVISLVGLILVFIAVGLPQVDPDLLQPFTAGQGWPAVGVTAGTVFVTFIGFEVIATSAEEIKQPGRNLPLAMVAAVVTPTLLYVLVMLVSTGVLPVPELAASDVPVADVARATAGALGAVTIGGFTIQFSVIGGGIMIIGAVLATISSANASILSAARVNFAMGRDKILADWLNQIHSKYRTPYRAILATGGVILALIASPLPIDTLADVAAFMFLVTYALVHIAVVVLRRAEPENYDPDFRIPSWGYPAIPIVGFFGCVVVLVQMGDTPLVTVSGVTLLSVVQAIGIGIILLSIGWWAYYARQKAISTTLVGEAVAPTKEAVSENEVYRVVVPIANPTTEQTLIRYAAASAYSHEGPTELIAVNVIEVPPQMSPEQIELEEERVNIQQDLLENAKETAETLDIPLRTRAIVGRNAGSALLSVIKEENADHVLMGWGGSSRRRDAIFGTTLDPVIERAPCEVTLVTNPRPSPGRIVALAGGGPNAPVAARRAGELTRTFENASLTLLNVQSPADNDSPTEDDLDERESPTSKGEAAISEVAVKAELEETEYDSQVIVSETVRETLIESVGKYDTVSVGATGQSFVAQTLYGSIPQTIVEESDGTVLISRDADRSPRTLREALGENLRSILEG; via the coding sequence ATGAGCGAGCAAGAACTCGCCCGCGATCTCGGGTTTCTCGAAGCGTACACGCTAGGGCTGGGGACGATGATCGGTGCAGGAATATTTGTACTCCCTGGCATCGTTGCCGAAGCTGCGGGTCCAGCAAGTATGGTTTCGTTCACCATCGGTGGCGTCGTAGCCCTGCTCGCCGCGCTCTCCCTCTCCGAACTAGCGACTGGAATGCCAAAAGCTGGTGGCAGTTATTATTACATCAACCACGCACTCGGGAGTTTTTTCGGAACAATTGTTGGTTGGGGAATGTGGGCTGGACTGATGTTCGCAACTGCATTCTATATGCTCGGGTTCGGCCAGTACTTGCTTGATCAACCCTCCACTGCAATCGGCGTTGTCGCAGCGGCACTGGTGATGGCAGCATTGCTCACATTGCTCAATTATCGAGGTGTCAAAGAAACAGGTTCGTTCCAGAATATTATCGTCATCTCGCTCGTCGGGTTGATCCTTGTCTTCATCGCTGTCGGTCTCCCACAAGTCGATCCGGACTTGTTGCAGCCCTTTACAGCTGGGCAGGGCTGGCCCGCTGTCGGTGTCACTGCAGGGACGGTCTTCGTGACGTTCATCGGGTTCGAAGTGATCGCAACTAGTGCCGAGGAAATCAAACAACCAGGTCGGAATCTCCCACTGGCAATGGTTGCAGCAGTCGTCACGCCGACGCTTCTCTACGTCCTCGTGATGCTCGTCAGTACAGGCGTTCTGCCGGTTCCCGAACTTGCAGCCTCAGACGTGCCTGTGGCCGACGTTGCTCGGGCAACCGCCGGGGCCCTTGGAGCAGTCACGATAGGTGGCTTCACCATCCAGTTCTCCGTTATTGGCGGGGGAATCATGATTATCGGTGCAGTCCTCGCAACGATTTCGTCGGCGAATGCATCGATCCTCTCGGCGGCGAGAGTCAACTTCGCAATGGGGCGGGACAAGATCCTCGCGGATTGGCTCAACCAGATTCACAGCAAGTATCGAACGCCGTACCGTGCAATCCTGGCTACCGGTGGTGTGATCCTGGCATTGATAGCCAGTCCGCTCCCAATCGATACGTTGGCTGACGTTGCCGCATTTATGTTCCTTGTGACGTACGCGCTGGTCCACATCGCAGTAGTCGTACTGCGTCGGGCTGAACCCGAGAACTACGATCCGGATTTCCGCATTCCATCGTGGGGGTATCCGGCGATTCCCATCGTCGGATTCTTTGGCTGTGTGGTGGTACTCGTCCAGATGGGAGACACACCGCTCGTTACGGTGAGTGGAGTGACACTCCTCTCTGTTGTCCAGGCTATCGGTATCGGAATTATTCTGCTCTCTATCGGGTGGTGGGCATACTATGCCCGGCAAAAGGCAATTTCGACAACACTTGTCGGCGAAGCGGTTGCGCCCACTAAGGAAGCTGTGTCCGAAAACGAGGTTTATCGAGTGGTTGTTCCGATTGCAAACCCTACGACTGAGCAAACGCTGATACGGTACGCCGCAGCCAGTGCGTACAGCCACGAGGGGCCGACAGAACTCATTGCCGTTAACGTGATTGAGGTGCCACCGCAGATGTCCCCTGAACAGATCGAACTCGAAGAAGAACGTGTCAATATCCAGCAAGACTTACTTGAGAATGCTAAGGAAACCGCTGAAACGCTAGATATTCCCCTCCGAACGCGGGCGATAGTCGGTCGGAATGCTGGCAGTGCGCTCCTCTCGGTAATCAAAGAGGAAAACGCAGACCATGTATTAATGGGATGGGGCGGGTCGTCTCGTCGTCGTGATGCGATCTTCGGAACGACTCTTGACCCTGTAATCGAGAGAGCGCCGTGTGAAGTGACCCTCGTGACGAACCCGCGTCCGTCGCCGGGGAGAATCGTCGCGCTAGCTGGTGGGGGGCCGAACGCCCCAGTTGCGGCTCGCCGTGCTGGTGAACTCACTCGTACGTTTGAGAACGCGTCACTGACGTTGCTGAATGTCCAATCCCCAGCGGACAACGACTCCCCTACAGAAGATGATCTCGACGAACGAGAAAGTCCGACATCCAAAGGTGAGGCCGCAATCTCGGAAGTCGCTGTGAAAGCAGAACTTGAAGAAACCGAATACGACTCGCAAGTCATCGTGAGTGAAACCGTTCGAGAGACCCTAATCGAGTCTGTAGGTAAGTACGATACGGTGAGCGTAGGAGCAACTGGACAAAGTTTCGTGGCTCAAACCTTGTACGGATCGATTCCACAGACGATTGTCGAAGAGAGTGATGGAACAGTACTTATTTCTCGTGATGCAGATCGATCACCGCGAACGCTCCGGGAAGCACTCGGAGAAAACCTACGATCTATTCTGGAAGGATGA
- a CDS encoding universal stress protein, protein MDRERDSHQRELLEHILLPVAHEEDARKTVELLEPYNPEQVTALHVVEKGRGVPDKTPVEQSEDLAEESYAAVRRVFPDADEHTAYARDVVGAIFDAAEELNASAIAYRPRDGNRIMQFLSGDLSLKLVTKSERPVIVLPQTETDA, encoded by the coding sequence ATGGATAGAGAACGTGACTCACATCAGCGCGAACTCCTTGAACATATCCTCCTTCCGGTCGCACATGAGGAGGATGCTCGAAAGACAGTAGAATTACTTGAGCCGTATAATCCTGAACAGGTGACGGCACTTCATGTTGTTGAGAAGGGAAGGGGAGTGCCGGATAAAACACCCGTCGAGCAATCCGAAGACTTGGCTGAGGAATCGTACGCCGCCGTTCGCAGAGTTTTCCCAGACGCAGACGAGCATACGGCCTACGCCCGAGATGTTGTCGGGGCAATCTTTGACGCTGCCGAAGAGCTCAACGCAAGTGCCATCGCATACAGGCCGCGCGATGGGAACCGAATCATGCAGTTTCTCTCCGGCGACCTCTCACTCAAGCTCGTAACAAAATCCGAACGTCCAGTCATTGTACTCCCGCAGACTGAGACAGACGCATAG